A window of Nicotiana sylvestris chromosome 8, ASM39365v2, whole genome shotgun sequence genomic DNA:
atacttgtatggcattGTTGGCCTAtgtgttgagtattcccttacgttttattcttgttatctcatgatgtgtttctggctcatttactcaagatagtataataagaaagatatgttatgttggtactcggttaagtagggcaccgggtgcccgtcgcggcccttcggtttgggtcgtgacacaagctTCGTGTGCTTTTGGATGTAACCAAATCGGGACCACGAACTAATGGTCCCGGGCTAAGTGGGCCTggactatttttaaaaaaaatatctaaggcaatttcttgtaaattatatagcttatgtatattatatatactatatctatatctataatatacatatatactatataaattgcatatatatatatatatatatatagcctatttttttaaaaaaaattatctaaagcaatttcttgtaaattatatggattatattgtgtgtgtgtgtgcgcgcgcgcgCGCGTGTGTGGGCCTAAGTGGGCCTGgcctattttttaattttttttttattcaaaggcaatttcttgtaaattatatatatatatatatatatatatatatatatatatatatataatttagataatttacaagaaattgccttataTAGTGTATTGCCTTATATAAGATTGTATATATAGTAGTATAGTATTATAGATATACTAAGTGTAtattatataagctatattcgaattTCGATATATTAAGATGAATTCGGTATCAAAGTTGCAAATTAAAGTTTACAtgtaatacttcaaattaaagttcaatgccttcaacataatacttcaaattaatctaacaaactaaaacattaagtataatacgtctaataattttaaaataacataaattgtctcaaatcaacttaaaatcttaaatacgaatgTTTAGAGAACGCACAAGTCAACTccttatatgcctccttaaacaaCCTGTGCCCTCCAACTTGGGACGATGAGTGTAGactcgaccacagttcttgcactttattatgtaaacttcttcattttcttctaccacattaaagtgttccaaaacaaatgggCGCAATCTAGAATCACCGAGTATGATTTAACTTGtaagaatttgagtttgagaaatgagagatgagtgaagacttgaatacttcaatttgagtttgagaaatgagtgagattgatgattttgtgagaaaaatgaaagaatgagggggtatttatagttgaacaatagggaaaaagtataattataaaaagtttggggttaaaacaaagttgggcGGGGGGAGTTAAATGGCTATTTTAGAAAgcccaaacggctatttttgcaggCCAACGGctaaaaaaaaattggattttaaAAAGTAGTCATTGGGCCCGTTTGAGCCCATTTAGGACCGGTTGAACCGGCCTACTTAGGACCCGGTCCCGAATCCAAACGGTCCCGGTCCTAACGGGCTTCTTCAATTAAATGGCCCACTTGGTCCTCAATCCCCCTGATCCCGGGCTTAAACGGGTAGGCCTGTTTAGGCCCACTACCCATATGGGCTCGCGGGCCTGGACCAGGCCCGGGCCTAACCGGACCACTTGTCACTCTTATTGTATTATAATAGAATTAGTATTGTATCAGAATTGTCTtctattgatttatcaaatacAATTCAGATACAGTTATGATACATTATCATAGAATCGGAATACAATTCCGAAACTTCTTCTTCCACGAGTTTCAATTTGAAATTCTAACTAAAACAAACTTTAAATTTAACCAATCTTCCTTAAAATTAAGATATAAATCTTAAAGGATATTTTCAATCGTTTTCAAGAACACTCAATTCAAAGAAATCACAAATTCGTAAATCCAGATATCTAATTCAAAGTTTTGAAACTTTTTAATGATATGTCAATGGCAGACCCCTCTACCTGCAATTTTAGAGATAATGTCGATGGATTTGTCAATAgttaaagctttttaatggttggtGGTGGAATTGATTCAGAGAAATATATGATGCTACAATTTTAGAGAGAtagtagttttatttttatttttatttttgtgtgtgtgtgtgtgagagagagagagagagagattggtCGATTTGTACGAAAGAGAGAATGACTTTTAAATCTTTTGAAATTGGGAAGAAAATCGTGATTGTTTGAGGCTAATTAAGCTGATAGATGGGCATGGTGAGATACAGTTACAAATTGTAAAAATAACACGGtctagtcagttttcggacttgtcattcaaaaataactagcgtttgtaaagtcattgaaaaatagccactattttgctgcaatacgaaaagttctagcataatatactggagatcggtgcacctgtgtatgaacttccagcatattatgctggaactccaatacaCAGAAAATTTCAGTATAATATTTTGGAGATTAGAGCACCGATGCTcaagtctccagtatattatgctggactggtatattatactggaactctagtatattatactggagtatttttcggattttgagcAGTGTTTTCGTTTAGATTCATCTTTACATGAAAATGGCTAAAtctcgattacttttgaaattgtggctatttttgaatgaccacttataaataTGGCTATTTTGAATTTCTGTCACACAAATTAGTCCCTATATTTAAGGGATCCTTCTTTAATCATGATTTTGTACATAAATAGTAAATATAGATACACAATGTAATTTTTAAGGAACCTAAAGAAAAGTGGTTAATAAGTTTCTAATATAGTATAGTCAGGTAAAAATCCCTAAATCCAAGCTTGAAATAATACGTGAAAAGATAAAACTATGAAAaaacttaaaaaatatttataaactacactacgataaatatttttatgtattaaatatatttaaaacttCTATGCATATAATGTCAGGTtgatttggtttcggtttgattATTTTTGTTTAAAACCAGACCAAATTAAATATGGTCaggttttttttttctaacaccaaaccaaatcaaaccaaaccatagtcgaatttcttttctcggtttgactcgagTTATCGAGTTTGTGTGGTTTGTTGGTTTCATTTGTACACCCCTAGATGTAAGAATTAGGAACAAATACAGAGAATTAGGAACAAATACAGAGAGACGACCACATCATTAGGAATCCAACTCATAACAGTTTAAAGAATGAACTTTGATTCCAACTGAACTAGAGCTCACCGATGTCCCTCCTTTTTTCAGAACAAACTCGGTATTTTTTATTCTCCTTTTGGTTGAAATACAGAGACAATGCAACTTGAGAGTAGAATACACTTCTAAATAAGTTCACTGTCTGCTCAAGCAAACCATTTTGATGTAACAAATTAATGGACCTCTTAAATATTCTTTTGAAATCTGTTGCTAATTAGAACTTCGGGAAAAACGCGTCATATAGAATGAAAATTTCTCGAAATTCtcaggtaaagaaaaaaaattctaaagGCATGTCGAAGAATCTCGCAGTAAAAATTTGACAAAATTGCCTCGACTCTATGGTGCAACTGACAAATCAATGACCAAAGAAAAGAGAAGCTCAACCCCAAAATCTACTAATGAAGCCCTTCTTATCTTTCTTCATCCGAGCGTCCAGTGATGGGAACTCAATAAGGTTATAAGCCAGATCCAACACGATGGGATTGCGAGGCACTGGTTGGAAGGCAGGTGGAAAATTTTCAATTCGAGGAGCAACCTTCACGTTAGCTTCACCAACAGCTGACTCGTATGTATCCATTTTTTCCATGAGAAGTTTCTCCACCTGAAACAAGTATAAAACATGAATTACACAAAAGTTGGGGGAATAAGATCACATAAAAGAAATGGAAGCAGAAATTATGCAAAgtaggaaagaaagaaaaacaaaatataaTGCCTAAAAGCAACTCCACCAACAAAGATGTGAAAAAGGACCCAGTTGTTGGAGCACAAAACAAATTGGCGACCAACTGCCACGGAACTACTGAAAGAGAAGTAGTATCAACATTTTAAGTAACTACCAGATGTGGAATATCTAAAATTTATCAACGCAGAATTATTTGTCATACTCGGTGCTTCAAACATTCAGGTTACCCTAATGTGTACTAGAACAAAATGGATCAGCTAGCTTATATGGAACTCTCTAGCATATAGGCCCACAGTTGGGAGTATCTGGTAATAAATGGATAAAACCTGAAAAACTTATACTTTGgggtggtttttttttttttggggggggggggagggggggagggggggttagTTGATGTCAAACACATAATGCAATTATCAATAAAGAAACATTATCATTTCATGAGTTGAAACCTTTTCCAGCACAAATACTTGAAAAGCAACAGAATTTACAACTTCATTTTACAATAAGCCTATTGATTTAAAGAATCACGCACACAAGATGCAGTATCCTCTGAAGGACAGGAGATGGAGAAAGCTATCAATAATTCTGCTAAGAAAAGCGAGATGCTCATCTAGCGTAAATTAGATTTTGGATTAACAAGTATTTGAACCTCTCTAAAAATAAAGATTAGTTCATACTATCAATGTTCCAATTCTTGCGTTTTCACATATTTCAACAGTCAATAATTATTCTTCACAAGGATCCAAACTTTCTTTCTTCAATGTCATCGAACCCAAAAAGAAAAGGTCATAGAAGAAGCTGGTTAGAAATGGTTCAACAACACAGGACATCTCCATGAGTTTCATTCCCAGGTTTTCCATATAGTAATCTAAGAGAGATGTGGTTCAATATGCACCATGAACATCGCAAAAAAGGCGAATGCTACAACACATTAACTACTGGAAATCATTGCAGAAGTACTTAAGAAACATATGGGAGGCCAAATCATACCTTCTTATCAGTTCCATTAAGTGAGATATTGGATATCTTCTTCGAGAGGTTTTCAGGAGCCTTCTCCTCCTCCATAATTCCTTTGGCATGCTCTATACAGCTGTTAGATCTACTCTCGTTATACAGTGTTTTCAGTTCCTTGATCATGACCTGATACAGATGGAGAGAAAACAATGACAAAAGGAGAAATGGGAAAGAGGACACCTTCACACCCAGACTCATTACTGATTGAAGCAACACAAGTAAGAAAATATAAGAAATCCTACAATTATGCATCAAAATTTCATCCAATAAGAAGCAGCTTGGAAGCTCTATCATCAAACATTAAGACGAGATGCACAATCAAACTTATATAGTAAAAGCAGGTAATTTGATTGATAAAGTGCTTACCTGATCAGCATCATTCGCAGACTGCAGTTTCTTAAGAGCTGCATCAGCTAAAGAACGAGCTTGACAGTACAAGGCATAAGCTTCTGTCCTCTTTCCTGCTGAACTGTAGGACTTCGCCAAGTAGAAGCACCTGGCAGGAAAttgaaataaaacattttaatTGATTTCAGACAAAAAGATAACCATTCTAAGACTGTTAAAGATAAACAAATCTGCAACCCTGGAAAACTTCACTAACAGATAGATCCTGAAAAGCTAAGATGACTAGCGCTTCCTGGATGAAGATAGAGAGGGAGCAAGGGGAAGAGGACTAAATAACAGGATCTCATTATAGTGCAAAAGcaaaatcattttttaaaatagGCTTAAGTCTTAACATAGAAGGATCAATAACGTTCCTATATGTCTAGCAAGAAGTTTAAATGAGCAGCATCAAATACAGGTCTACTATATCTAAAGGAACAAAATTCTGCACAAGATACAAATGTGGAATGAAACTCAGTTAAGTCGTGAAGTTACTGACAGGAGGTAAATACACCAATCCAACGATGTCCTTCATCTGAGATGATATTGAAGCCTACATAGATACTGACATTGGAACCATAATTTCAAAATAGGCAAAGTACAATCATACATAGTATCACTGACTCATACTTTCATTGATTATCACTTAAGTGTATATTGAAGTGTACAACTTCCTCATATGGGACACCAAAAGTCCCGGATCTCCTTTCTGTAAATTCACCAATAATGCTAGTTTTACAAGTCATAAATGCTAAAAACCATATGAAGATAGTCTTTCACTCTCTCCTCCCACAAATTTTCATTTCAACTATCACACAATGAAAGAAATAATGAAAGATCTACacataataaagtaagaaaagtCAGACCTTTCTGCTCGGAAAACCATGCTTCTCAGCTCGCACTCTTCAGCTAAGGCAACTTCTGCCATTTTTCTGTCTCTACCAGAACTAACTAGATCAAAAAGATCAGCAGTATTCTGCATCAGAGGGAGCAGTTAAGGGAGTGGTCCAAAATAGATATATAACTGAACTTTGTCATATTGACAACTCTGATCTAAAATGCTCTGATTAAAGATATAAAAAATTTACACTAAAAACAACTGTTACCTGTAACAATAGATCATATAGCCGGACAAGCTCCTCGGGCTTTGTGACCTTTTCATTTTTATCATCACGGACCTTGTTGAGCTTGCTTTTAGCTATTTTCACTAACAACTGATTCCGCTCAATGGTTCTCTGCCCCAAAATTGCACCAATGGCTTTATCCAAGCCACTTAACTCATCCTTCACATTTTCCGAATTAGCTGCAGTAACCTAGAAGGGAAACCATTTGCGTAAGATATGCATAAGACTAATATAGGATGTTAATTTGATGTACGAAATAACAGAACCAACTTGAAAATTTCCAAGAAATCAGCAACTTCCACATGATATGAGTAGTTACTCACCAGGTCATTCCGGATGCAGCTCCTGGCTTCGTGATATGCTGCAAATATTTTGTCATATAACACAAGTTTCTTCTCTGCCGGAAGAGAATCAGCGGCTGAACCATGGATATCTTTCTCCAGTTCCTGGGCTGATGAATTTTCCAGTGCATAATATAAGCTTGAAATAAAGTTAAAACCCAACATGATGTTTTAATGGCAGATATGCAATTAGTTGACAAAAATCCAAAGAAGTGGTTAGAAGAGAAGAAAGTGATTGGGAAGCTGGTATCCGGTTATCAAAATGCATTCATAAAAGGCAGGCAAATGAAGTTCTCGACTGGAGACAAAGAAGTGGTGAACCTGGTCTCCTTTTTAAGCTTGACATTGAGAAGGCCTTTGGCAAACTCAACTGGCTTTACCTTATATCAATTCTAAGGCAAATGGGATTTGGTGAAAGATGGATCAAGTGGAATAGATATAGCTTCACCTCAGAGAAGTACTCTATTCTTGTCATCAGAAGCCCAGTGGGATTTTTCTCTCCTAAAAGAGGGATTAGGCAAGGAGACCCCCTGTCTCCCTTTCTCTTCATTCTGGCTATGGAGGGGCTTAGTAGAATGCTAGAAAAGGCCCAGCAATTGCAATGGTTGAAAGGTTTTGAAATGGGGAACGTCTCAGGCATCATCAATCTCTGTATCCCACCTCTTATTTGCAGATGACACCATTATTTTCTGTGATGCAGAAAAAACTCACTCTGATGATTTTTGAAGCTATTTCAGGACTTCACATTAACATGTCCAAGAGTATCATTTATCCTGTTAATGTGGTACCTCACTTGGAGGAGCTGGCTGATATTATGTTCTGCACCACAGGATCATTTCCTACTACCTACTTAGGTCTCCCCTTGGGTGCTAGACACAGGCCAACTGATATTTGGAATGTGATCATTGAAAAGtttgagaaaagattggcatcatgTCAGCAACAGTACCTTTCTTTTGGGGGTAGATTAACACTCATCAGTAGTGTTTTGGATAGTACACCTACCTATTTTATGTCCCTATTCCCAATCACAGTCAAAGTGCAAAAACAACTAGACAAACTCAGAAGATCTTTCCTATGGGAGGGTAACAGTAAAGAGCATAAGTTTCACTTAGTCAAATGGTCCAAAGTTACAATGCCCAAAACACTTGGGGGCCTTGGAGTTAAAG
This region includes:
- the LOC104227583 gene encoding uncharacterized protein, producing the protein MAKQKETSAMEIDDQTSTPSDQITTNPKFSVNVLQLLKSAQMQHGLRFGDYARYRRYCTARLRRLYKSLKFTHGRVKYTKRAISVATVTEVRFLHLVLYTAERAWSHAMEKKTLPDGPNARQRSYLIGRLRKAVKWASLFQELCSFKGDSRTSLEAEAYAAYMKGSLLFEQDQNWDVALKCFKSARAVYEELGKYGDLENQVLCRERVEELEPSIRYCLHKIGESNLQTSELVSIGEMEGPALDLFKAKLEAAMAEARSQQAASMTEFHWLGNRFPISNAKTRVSILKAQELEKDIHGSAADSLPAEKKLVLYDKIFAAYHEARSCIRNDLVTAANSENVKDELSGLDKAIGAILGQRTIERNQLLVKIAKSKLNKVRDDKNEKVTKPEELVRLYDLLLQNTADLFDLVSSGRDRKMAEVALAEECELRSMVFRAERCFYLAKSYSSAGKRTEAYALYCQARSLADAALKKLQSANDADQVMIKELKTLYNESRSNSCIEHAKGIMEEEKAPENLSKKISNISLNGTDKKVEKLLMEKMDTYESAVGEANVKVAPRIENFPPAFQPVPRNPIVLDLAYNLIEFPSLDARMKKDKKGFISRFWG